A window of the Sardina pilchardus chromosome 21, fSarPil1.1, whole genome shotgun sequence genome harbors these coding sequences:
- the sash3 gene encoding SAM and SH3 domain-containing protein 3, translating to MLRRKPSNASEKEQVPGQKKKLTLQRSSSFKDFMKPKPSSPVVADPEAILDETAEGPGHEDTGKSKPGKWRKIITRTMTRKTSKMVQKALAEEGMDSGEDGPVSPASGDFTPDLTPGQRTSVCSNGSGDTLHSPLSRQISGCGGDRQSLDSGYSQRDSMKLDDGTAAPYNGPFCGKALVHTDFTPSPYDFESLKLQKGDIIQIIEKPPVGTWTGKLNTKVGSFKFIYVTVMAEEIAPAKRKRFSSQDRRNKPKPKTLEEVLDKIGLTDLGSLLSMQGFTSLEDFGSLKESHLNELNITDPEHRTKILTAVEMLHDYDGESDVEEEEKTEEKPEVPRDSGCFESTENLENGREEPETEPQAESAPDVEKEQENELEDVEEQLQDLALEGS from the exons ATGTTACGGCGAAAGCCCTCCAATGCCTCGGAGAAGGAGCAGGTGCCGGGCCAAAAAaagaag CTGACCCTGCAAAGGTCCAGCAGCTTCAAAGACTTCATGAAGCCCAAGCCGTCCTCTCCTGTGGTGGCAGACCCAGAAGCTATCCTGGATGAGACC GCTGAGGGGCCAGGCCATGAGGACACTGGAAAAAGCAAACCAGGGAAGTGGAGGAAAATCATCACCCGCACCATGACTCGCAAAACATCCAAGATGGTCCAGAAAGCTCTGGCAGAGGAAGGA ATGGACAGTGGGGAGGATGGGCCCGTGTCTCCAGCGTCCGGTGACTTCACTCCTGATCTGACTCCAGGACAACGCACCTCTGTctgctccaacggctctggggaCACCCTGCACAGTCCGCTCTCTCGACAGATCTCAGGAT GTGGCGGGGACAGACAGAGTCTGGACAGCGGCTACAGCCAGCGAGACAGCATGAAGCTGGACGACGGCACGGCGGCCCCATACAACGGGCCCTTCTGTGGCAAAGCGCTCGTGCACACCGACTTCACCCCCAGCCCCTACGACTTTGAGTCCCTGAAACTGCAG AAAGGTGACATCATTCAGATCATTGAAAAGCCTCCAGTTGGCACTTGGACGGGCAAACTCAACACCAAAGTGGGCTCCTTCAAGTTCATCTACGTGACCGTCATGGCCGAGGAGATCGCTCCGGCCAAGAGGAAGCGGTTCTCCAGCCAGGACCGCCGCAACAAACCCAAACCCAAAACCCTGGAGGAAGTCCTGGACAAAATCGGCCTAACC GACCTGGGCTCCCTGTTGTCCATGCAGGGCTTCACGTCTCTGGAGGACTTTGGCAGTCTGAAGGAGTCCCACCTGAATGAGCTGAACATCACTGACCCCGAGCACCGCACCAAGATACTGACCGCCGTGGAGATGTTGCACGATT aTGATGGTGAGTCTgatgtggaggaagaggaaaagacagaggAGAAGCCTGAGGTTCCACGGGACTCTGGGTGTTTCGAGAGCACCGAGAACCTGGAGAACGGACGTGAAGAGCCGGAGACAGAACCGCAGGCTGAATCGGCTCCAGATgtggagaaggagcaggagaaCGAGCTCGAGGACGTGGAGGAGCAACTGCAAGACCTGGCCCTGGAGGGTTCCTGA